The Bacteroidota bacterium genomic sequence AGATAGCTCGTATAGTTACAAGTTGCTTTTCTTCTGAAATAGTGAAGTGTACCATATATGGAAACTTTTTAAGAGGCAAACAGCGTACATTGTCATAACGTATGCGAAAAAAAGGTTTGTTTTCAAGAGCCTGAAAATGTTTGTTTAATACTTTCAGAAACTTTCCACCAAGATCAGATTGCTGTTCTTCATAATAATTGATTGCAGATTGGATATCGGTTATAGCCTTTGGATCAATTACAATCTTATACACCATTGAATTTAGCCTTTTATTGTAAGTTTTTGCACAGCTTC encodes the following:
- a CDS encoding type II toxin-antitoxin system RelE/ParE family toxin, which produces MVYKIVIDPKAITDIQSAINYYEEQQSDLGGKFLKVLNKHFQALENKPFFRIRYDNVRCLPLKKFPYMVHFTISEEKQLVTIRAIFHTSRNPVFWKRNL